Proteins encoded within one genomic window of Erinaceus europaeus chromosome 13, mEriEur2.1, whole genome shotgun sequence:
- the LOC132542512 gene encoding cytochrome c oxidase subunit 7A2, mitochondrial-like — translation MLQNLLALRQITRRTISTASLRQFENKVPEKQKLFQEDNGIPVHLKGGIADAVLYRATMLLTIGGTAYPIYLLAMASFPKKQI, via the coding sequence ATGCTGCAGAATCTGCTGGCTCTTCGTCAGATTACCCGGAGGACcataagcactgcttcactcaggCAGTTTGAAAATAAAGTGCCGGAGAAACAAAAGCTCTTTCAGGAGGATAATGGAATTCCAGTCCATCTGAAAGGGGGAATAGCTGATGCCGTCCTGTATAGAGCTACCATGCTTCTTACAATTGGTGGAACAGCATATCCCATATACCTGTTGGCTATGGCTTCATTTCCCAAGAAGCAAATCTGA
- the MED18 gene encoding mediator of RNA polymerase II transcription subunit 18, with amino-acid sequence MEAPPVTMMPVTGGTINMMEYLLQGSVLDRSLESLIHRLRGLCDNMEPETFLDHEMVFLLKGQQASPFVLRARRSMDRGGVPWHLRYLGQPEMGDKNRHALVRNCVDIATSENLTDFLMEMGFRMDHEFVAKGHLFRKGIMKIMVYKIFRILVPGNTENTEPLSLSYLVELSVVAPAGQDMVSDDMRNFAEQLKPLVHLEKIDPKRLM; translated from the exons ATGGAGGCACCTCCAGTTACTATGATGCCTGTTACTGGGGGCACTATTAATATGATGGAATACCTACTGCAGG gaagTGTTTTAGATCGCAGCTTGGAAAGCCTTATCCATCGTCTTCGTGGTTTGTGTGACAACATGGAACCTGAGACTTTCCTTGACCATGAGATGGTATTTCTCCTTAAGGGTCAGCAGGCCAGTCCATTTGTTCTCAGGGCCCGGCGCTCTATGGATAGGGGAGGGGTGCCCTGGCATCTGCGCTACCTGGGGCAACCAGAAATGGGAGACAAGAACCGCCATGCCTTGGTGCGAAACTGTGTGGACATTGCAACATCTGAGAACCTCACTGACTTCCTGATGGAAATGGGCTTCCGCATGGACCACGAGTTTGTTGCCAAGGGACATCTATTCCGTAAGGGTATCATGAAGATTATGGTGTACAAAATCTTTCGAATTCTGGTGCCCGGCAACACAGAAAATACTGAGCCCTTGTCACTCTCCTATCTCGTGGAACTGAGTGTGGTTGCACCAGCTGGACAAGACATGGTCTCTGATGACATGAGGAACTTTGCTGAGCAGCTGAAACCTCTAGTTCACTTAGAGAAAATAGATCCCAAAAGGCTCATGTGA